Proteins found in one Bacillota bacterium genomic segment:
- the thpR gene encoding RNA 2',3'-cyclic phosphodiesterase, with amino-acid sequence MTASFEPKKIRSFLAILLPDDVKSQIYHYTSPLRRLPLDLKWVAKENYHLTLKFFGSLTKSQIDRVNLYLNELAPQVNSFFLNYGGWGLFPNQRHPRVLWVGLGGAALNALQKLWLELENDLSKLGFPKEEKRFHPHITLGRFRSAANIELLFPIMEKSPLAKEMGSFPVADLHLMESKLGPTGPSYASLSAYPLRTKGPS; translated from the coding sequence ATGACAGCATCGTTTGAACCCAAAAAGATACGCTCGTTTCTCGCCATTTTGCTCCCGGACGATGTTAAGAGCCAGATTTATCATTATACAAGTCCTTTGCGTCGACTTCCGCTTGATCTCAAATGGGTAGCAAAAGAGAATTATCATTTAACACTAAAGTTCTTTGGTTCTCTAACGAAAAGTCAAATTGATCGAGTAAACCTGTATTTAAACGAGCTAGCACCTCAAGTAAATTCCTTTTTTTTAAACTATGGGGGCTGGGGTCTATTTCCTAACCAGAGGCACCCTCGCGTCCTTTGGGTAGGTCTTGGCGGCGCTGCTTTGAATGCTTTACAAAAACTCTGGCTAGAACTGGAAAATGACCTCTCAAAGCTCGGGTTTCCCAAAGAAGAAAAAAGGTTTCATCCCCACATTACCCTCGGAAGATTCCGTTCAGCTGCTAACATAGAACTACTCTTTCCTATAATGGAAAAATCACCCCTTGCAAAAGAAATGGGAAGTTTTCCGGTAGCCGACCTTCATCTCATGGAAAGCAAACTTGGCCCCACAGGACCCTCATACGCTTCTTTATCTGCCTACCCCCTTCGAACAAAAGGGCCAAGTTAA
- a CDS encoding AAA family ATPase produces MIKEVCLGTTLAVLIFLILLGYNVIPLLLLAGLGIFLYLLIDKKGFVNNSSYVGYVQQVDFTFDDIGGQAPAKQELKEALDFVLHANQILEMGIRPLKGILLTGPPGTGKTLLAKAAATYTHSIFLATSGSEFIEVFAGVGAQRVRQIFKTAKERALREKKSGAILFIDEIEVLGNRRGTHAGHLEYDQTLNQLLVEMDGLRSDDRVKILVIGATNREDMLDPALLRPGRFDRIVRVDLPDKAARYHILKLHCRNKPLGEDVDLEKIAQESFGFSGAHLESVANEAAILALRENSSRIFQRHFKEAVDKVMMGEKLDRKPSEEELYRIAVHETGHAIISEFLRPGSVSHITVTTRGRALGYMRQIPEDDLYLYTRDYLDNQIQVYLAGAVAENILLGSQSTGSTSDFQQAVQVARQIITAGLSPLGIIWEEILPKDVFHQTIQDILQRQEKEAEKILTSNLEVLKEIAKMLLENEYLGGATLRELLEQEQKQIVH; encoded by the coding sequence ATGATTAAGGAAGTATGCTTGGGTACAACCCTAGCCGTACTTATTTTCCTGATTTTATTGGGGTACAACGTCATTCCGTTGCTCCTCTTGGCAGGTCTGGGGATTTTTCTTTACCTTCTTATTGATAAAAAGGGTTTCGTTAATAATTCCTCTTATGTAGGGTATGTCCAACAAGTGGATTTTACTTTTGATGATATTGGCGGACAAGCTCCTGCCAAGCAGGAGCTTAAAGAGGCTCTTGATTTTGTCCTTCATGCGAATCAGATTTTAGAAATGGGGATTCGTCCTTTAAAAGGAATTCTTTTAACGGGACCGCCTGGAACAGGAAAAACTCTCCTGGCAAAAGCAGCGGCTACCTATACCCACTCGATTTTTTTAGCCACCTCAGGGAGCGAATTTATCGAGGTTTTTGCTGGTGTTGGTGCGCAGCGGGTAAGGCAAATTTTTAAAACAGCAAAGGAACGTGCCTTACGGGAAAAAAAGAGCGGAGCAATTTTATTTATCGATGAAATCGAGGTTTTAGGAAATCGAAGGGGAACCCACGCCGGTCATCTTGAATATGATCAAACCTTGAATCAATTACTGGTGGAAATGGACGGTTTACGAAGCGACGACCGTGTGAAGATCCTGGTCATTGGAGCAACAAACAGGGAAGATATGCTAGATCCCGCGCTGCTCCGGCCAGGGCGCTTTGACCGTATTGTTCGTGTTGATCTCCCGGATAAAGCAGCTCGCTATCACATTTTAAAGCTCCACTGCCGGAATAAACCCTTAGGTGAGGATGTTGATTTAGAAAAAATTGCACAGGAAAGTTTTGGCTTCTCAGGAGCACACCTGGAAAGTGTCGCAAATGAAGCGGCGATTCTTGCGCTTCGGGAAAACTCATCCCGTATTTTCCAGCGTCACTTTAAAGAAGCAGTTGACAAAGTCATGATGGGGGAAAAACTCGATCGTAAGCCGAGCGAAGAGGAGCTTTATCGTATTGCGGTGCATGAAACGGGTCATGCCATTATCAGCGAATTTCTAAGGCCGGGTTCTGTATCCCACATCACGGTCACCACACGAGGCAGGGCGCTGGGATATATGCGGCAAATACCAGAGGATGATCTTTATTTATACACGCGGGACTATCTGGATAATCAAATCCAGGTGTATCTGGCAGGTGCTGTTGCAGAAAATATTTTACTGGGTTCCCAAAGCACCGGTTCAACTAGTGATTTCCAGCAGGCCGTCCAGGTGGCACGCCAAATTATTACTGCCGGTCTTTCTCCTTTAGGTATTATCTGGGAAGAGATTCTTCCCAAAGACGTTTTCCACCAAACAATTCAAGACATTCTTCAGCGACAAGAAAAAGAGGCGGAAAAGATCCTCACCTCTAACCTTGAAGTCTTAAAGGAAATCGCCAAAATGTTGCTGGAAAACGAATACCTGGGGGGCGCCACTTTACGGGAGCTGTTAGAACAAGAACAAAAACAAATCGTTCATTAA
- a CDS encoding competence/damage-inducible protein A, giving the protein MVKVEIIATGNELLRGEVENSTTPFLLDQFLGMGYEIGKLITICDDREQIKRAVREALTRAEVIVITGGLGPTPDDLTREALAGAINQPLEFRPEIWEAIQLFFRTRNRETPPANIKQAYLPQQALAVFNSLGTAPGIIVAQGSQTIIALPGPPGELIQMFVNEVKPYLKERYQVAFFQKRCTFKVFGLGESAILEKLKELLKEIKDMPAKICFLPRLGEVHLILQVTGVQKEVESLFFRLEEKVKCLLGPDLYGVDEATLPGKVGELLRTQNLTLGVAESCTGGLIGNYLTNVPGSSDFFRGGIIAYTNDIKEKLLGVKAGTLAGAGAVSPETAEEMALGICRVLRSDFGLATTGIAGPSGGLPENPVGTVYAGLATPSGTFVKKFFYPGVGRITVKTLAAKGALDFLRRFLINPDEVG; this is encoded by the coding sequence ATGGTTAAAGTTGAAATTATTGCAACAGGCAACGAATTATTAAGGGGGGAGGTTGAAAATTCTACAACCCCTTTTTTGCTAGATCAGTTTCTTGGTATGGGATACGAAATTGGGAAATTAATTACAATCTGTGATGACCGGGAGCAAATAAAAAGAGCCGTTCGCGAGGCGCTCACGCGGGCTGAAGTCATCGTCATTACTGGAGGTTTAGGCCCGACACCAGACGATTTAACAAGGGAAGCCCTTGCCGGGGCGATTAATCAACCCCTTGAGTTTCGGCCCGAGATCTGGGAAGCGATCCAGCTTTTCTTTCGAACCCGAAACCGGGAAACCCCTCCTGCCAATATAAAACAGGCTTATCTTCCGCAGCAGGCTCTTGCCGTTTTTAATTCCCTGGGGACCGCGCCCGGGATAATTGTGGCTCAAGGATCGCAAACAATCATTGCGTTACCCGGTCCTCCCGGTGAGTTGATACAAATGTTTGTCAACGAGGTCAAACCTTATCTTAAGGAGCGCTATCAGGTCGCCTTCTTCCAAAAAAGATGTACCTTTAAAGTCTTCGGACTTGGAGAATCCGCAATTTTAGAAAAACTAAAAGAACTTTTGAAAGAAATCAAAGATATGCCGGCAAAAATTTGCTTTCTGCCTCGTCTCGGCGAAGTTCATCTCATCCTTCAGGTAACCGGTGTCCAAAAGGAAGTAGAAAGTCTGTTCTTTCGGCTTGAAGAGAAAGTGAAATGTCTTCTTGGCCCTGATCTCTACGGCGTGGATGAAGCAACCCTGCCCGGTAAAGTAGGGGAACTCTTACGAACGCAAAATCTTACTTTAGGAGTTGCTGAGTCCTGTACCGGAGGTCTAATTGGTAATTATCTTACGAATGTGCCCGGAAGTTCTGATTTTTTTCGGGGAGGAATCATTGCTTATACCAATGACATTAAAGAAAAACTTCTGGGTGTTAAGGCCGGGACTCTTGCAGGGGCCGGAGCTGTTAGCCCGGAAACAGCAGAGGAGATGGCCTTGGGGATTTGTCGTGTTCTCCGGTCCGATTTCGGTCTCGCCACCACGGGAATTGCAGGCCCTTCAGGCGGCCTCCCTGAAAATCCGGTAGGTACTGTTTACGCAGGTCTTGCAACCCCCTCAGGAACATTCGTCAAAAAATTCTTCTATCCCGGGGTCGGGCGAATTACGGTTAAAACGCTTGCCGCCAAAGGAGCCCTCGATTTTCTCCGGCGGTTTTTAATTAATCCTGATGAGGTTGGATAA
- the recA gene encoding recombinase RecA — MNEKLKALELAMTQIERSFGKGSIMRLGETPAHMNIEVIPTGNLALDLALGVGGVPRGRVVEIYGPESSGKTTVALHVIAEAQKTGGIAAFIDAEHALDPLYAQKLGVDIDNLLVSQPDTGEQALEIAETLVRSGALDVLVIDSVAALVPRAELEGEMGDVHVGLQARLMSQALRKLTGVISKSRTTAIFINQVREKVGVMFGNPEVTPGGRALKFYASVRLEVRKIEAIKQGTEVVGSRTRAKVVKNKVAPPFKQADFDIMYGQGISREGGLLDIGLELGFISKAGSWFAYGDERLGQGRENAKDFLKEHREIAEEIEQKIRMMIENKGRSYPQGSHNNETDQNENLD, encoded by the coding sequence ATGAACGAAAAGTTAAAAGCATTGGAACTCGCAATGACTCAAATTGAAAGGTCTTTTGGAAAAGGATCGATTATGCGGTTGGGAGAAACTCCGGCCCACATGAACATAGAAGTAATTCCCACCGGAAACCTTGCTTTAGATTTAGCACTTGGTGTAGGCGGGGTCCCAAGGGGAAGGGTAGTGGAAATTTACGGTCCCGAATCCTCAGGAAAGACTACAGTTGCTCTCCATGTAATTGCAGAGGCTCAAAAGACGGGAGGCATTGCCGCTTTCATTGATGCCGAGCATGCCCTTGATCCTCTTTATGCCCAAAAGTTGGGAGTAGATATTGATAATCTTTTAGTGTCACAGCCCGATACCGGTGAACAGGCTCTGGAAATCGCCGAAACCCTCGTACGGAGCGGCGCTTTGGACGTTCTGGTCATTGATTCGGTAGCTGCCCTCGTTCCCAGAGCGGAATTAGAGGGTGAAATGGGAGATGTCCACGTTGGCCTGCAAGCACGCTTAATGTCACAGGCTTTAAGAAAACTGACAGGTGTCATCAGCAAATCCCGCACCACAGCAATTTTCATTAATCAAGTGAGGGAAAAAGTAGGGGTTATGTTCGGAAACCCCGAAGTAACACCTGGCGGAAGAGCGCTAAAATTTTACGCCTCGGTAAGATTAGAAGTAAGGAAAATAGAAGCAATTAAACAAGGTACTGAGGTCGTAGGAAGTCGCACAAGGGCAAAAGTAGTGAAAAATAAAGTCGCGCCTCCTTTCAAACAAGCGGATTTTGATATCATGTACGGTCAAGGTATTTCCCGCGAAGGCGGTCTTTTAGATATTGGTCTGGAATTAGGGTTCATCTCAAAAGCAGGGTCCTGGTTTGCGTACGGAGATGAACGCCTGGGCCAGGGCCGTGAAAACGCAAAAGACTTTTTAAAGGAACACCGTGAAATTGCTGAAGAAATCGAACAAAAAATCCGGATGATGATCGAAAACAAAGGGCGTTCTTACCCTCAGGGCAGTCATAATAACGAAACCGACCAGAACGAGAATCTCGATTAA